In the Sedimentisphaera cyanobacteriorum genome, TCACGTCTGCTGCATTGGGAAAGGCAAAAGCCACAAGAAATATGAGTTTGGAAATAAGGTTGGAATTGTAACTACTGCCAAGAATAATTTTATCGTAGGAGCGTTGGGCTTTGAAGGAAACCCTTATGATGGCCATACTCTTCGGGCTAATCTGAAGCAGACAATGAATTTAATCGGGAGAGAAAAGCTTGGAGATGTTTATGTTGATGGAGGATACAAGAAACATGGCTGCGAAGATATTGGAAATGTTGAAATTGTAGAAAAGGGCTGGCGAAAAAAGAAACGAAGTATCAAGAGGTGGATTAAGAGAAGATCGAGCATAGAACCAACGATAGGCCACCTCAAAGAAGACAACAGGTTGGGAAGAAACTTCTTGAAAGGTGTAGAAGGGGACAAAATGAACGCCCTCGGCAGCGCTTTTGGGTACAATATGCGTAAACTTCTAGAGAAGTTTACTTTTGCCTATATTTTTATGCTTAAAATTATTGAATTTTACAGAAATTTGGCAATGAAAAGCAAATTAAAGACTCGATTAGCCTGATATATTTTTTTAGTTTCCCCAAAATCATTGATTTTTCAGGAACGACTAATTATCTCTTTTAATAAAGCCCCAAATACCAATTCCTATTAACACTAACGTAGAAGGTTCTGGAACACTCTTGTGCCTCTCCCCTGTCTTTGAACAGTAATAATTAGACAAATTCCTTCAAACAGCAGTTTTTTCCTTTTGCCCCTTCAGAATTATTTTGAGGGGTGAAAGGCAAAAAACTGCGGACATACTCTACAGGAGTTTTCCCTCCCAGTGATTCGTGCCCACGCTCATAATTATATTCTATAAGCCAATCTAAAGTTAAATTACGAGCTTCTGATAAATTCTTAAAACTGTACATATCAAGTATATCCTCTCGATAACTCCGATTGAATCGTTCAATAAAACTGTTTTGCTGAGGCTTGCCTGCTTCTATACGGCGGTGCCTGATTCTGTTTCGGCAGCAGAACCTGCGAAATTGAAGGCTCCTAAATTCCGGCCCATTATCGCTGCGAATAAAGCGGGGGAAACCCCGATCAGAGCCTATTAATTCAAGGCTACGAATTATGCGAAGCGAAGGTAAGCTCGTGTCGATCTCAATATCCAATGCCTCACGGTTAAACTCATCGATAACGTTGAAAGCCCTGAATGGCCGACCATTACTCAAACTATCGCTCATAAAATCAATACTCCATATCTCATTAGCTCTCGTAGCTTCTGGCATAGGTTTACGCTCTATTTGCCTTATCAAATTCTTTTTACGGTTGTTAAGCTGAAATTCATTTTCCTTATAAACACGATAAACCTTTTTGTGATTCCAGCTATATCCCTTGCGGCGGATACTGTCGAATATCTTTGGAAATCCGCGTCGAGGACGGGAATCTATTACCAGCTCTATCTGTCTTTTTACCTCAGCATCATCGTTTCTTGAAGGAGTATAGTAAAAACTGCCCCGGCTGATGCCTGCTGCTTTACAAGATGATTGCACGCATAAGCCCTTAGAATGTGCCTGCCTGGCAAAATCCTTTCGCTCGGCAGGCTTTAGAAGTTTTTTTCTATTAAATCCTTGAGAACGTTATTCTCTAATGATAAGTCCGCATACATCTTTTTGAGCTTGCCGTTCTCTCGCTCTAACTCGCGTAAACGCCTTATCTCACTGCCGCCAATACCAGAATACTTGCTCTTCCAGTTGTAAAATGTGGCACGGGATATGCCGTATTTCCTGGTCAAATCACTGACCTCTAAACCGGCTTCTGACTCCTTGAGAATCGAAAGTATCTGGCTTTCACTAAACCTCGATCTTCGCATTTTAAGTTCCTTTCTAAATATTTGAGTTGGTTTATATTATTCAGGAACCGTCTAATTTAAAGTGTTCAATTCTATGGGAGAGCTACAACTCGCGTAAACGCCTTATCTCACTGCCGCCAATACCAGAATACTTGCTCTTCCAGTTGTAAAATGTGGCACGGGATATGCCGTATTTCCTGGTCAAATCACTGACCTCTAAACCGGCTTCTGACTCCTTGAGAATCGAAAGTATCTGGCTTTCACTAAACCTCGATCTTCGCATTTTAAGTTCCTTTCTAAATATTTGAGTTGGTTTATATTATTCAGGAACCGTCTAATTTAAAGTGTTCAATTCTATGGGAGAGCTACACAAAAGTTGAAGCCAGCACAAAAACCATAAAAAACAACTTCTTCGATTGCATCTCAGATCTCCTTAAAAGCAGTTACTAAATTACTAATCCCCAAAAAACGCTTTTCATTCATTCTATAACGCTCATTTTTATATTCAAGAAAAAAAAATGGATAATTGACAATTTTACAAGGTTACATACCTATCGATAGGAGTATAGGTTAAAACTGCAAGTCCTGCATGAAGTTTGGGAACGTGCGGGCGGCGAATGTTGTGCTGCTGGGGGCTCTTTCAAAAGGGCTCGATAAGCTCAGCGAAGAGGCTTGGCTTGAGGCGGTGAAGATCAGCGTGAAGCCGAAATTTATAGATCTCAACATCAAGGCCTTCAAAACCGGAAGAGAAATTTAACCGAAAGCGATAAATCAGCGAACCCCAAAGCCCCGGCAGAACCACCTGCGGGGCTTTTATTTGATTACCTGCCGAAAAACACAAAGCCAAAACACTAATTTTGATTGCCTAATGCAAAGATTTATTCACAGACTCCACTGATTGGGCAATTTTTATTAAATGTAAAGTTTTATCAATAAAGACTTAACAAGAAAATTTTGCTCTTTGCAGCGATCATGGTTTAAGAATACACAGCGGACATTTACACCGAGCCGCAGGTGGAGATGAACCAAAAGCCGTAACGTCTGGAAGGGATAATTTTACTGCCCAAGTGAGAAAGCAAAAGTATTATCTCAACGTTTGATTTCGAATAGTGAAAGCGTTCTCAGCACCTTCATTTCGGCGGGATACCCGTGGCATACAGAAAGCTGCACCTTATCGGCAGTTTTCCAAATCGAGGCATACGAAAACGGTCTTACCAGCGTTTCGCTCTCGGAGCTGGTGTACATAAACAGATTGCCGGTGTTGGCTGCTGAATCCTTGAGCTCTTCGGTGATATACGAATACACGTTTTCCGAGACAGATTCAATTCCGAACTCTGTCTGATATTTGATCGATCCGCCTGCGAGCCTGTATGAGTGATATTTCGTGCCTTTCAGGCGGAAGCTGTCCACCTCGCCGGCCGGGAGGTC is a window encoding:
- a CDS encoding PEP-CTERM sorting domain-containing protein, with the translated sequence MSNYYCSKTGERHKSVPEPSTLVLIGIGIWGFIKRDN
- a CDS encoding IS3 family transposase (programmed frameshift), whose product is MRRSRFSESQILSILKESEAGLEVSDLTRKYGISRATFYNWKSKYSGIGGSEIRRLRELERENGKLKKMYADLSLENNVLKDLIEKNFLKPAERKDFARQAHSKGLCVQSSCKAAGISRGSFYYTPSRNDDAEVKRQIELVIDSRPRRGFPKIFDSIRRKGYSWNHKKVYRVYKENEFQLNNRKKNLIRQIERKPMPEATRANEIWSIDFMSDSLSNGRPFRAFNVIDEFNREALDIEIDTSLPSLRIIRSLELIGSDRGFPRFIRSDNGPEFRSLQFRRFCCRNRIRHRRIEAGKPQQNSFIERFNRSYREDILDMYSFKNLSEARNLTLDWLIEYNYERGHESLGGKTPVEYVRSFLPFTPQNNSEGAKGKNCCLKEFV
- a CDS encoding 2-oxoacid:acceptor oxidoreductase family protein — protein: MKFGNVRAANVVLLGALSKGLDKLSEEAWLEAVKISVKPKFIDLNIKAFKTGREI